The following is a genomic window from Pseudomonas lurida.
GCGTGCGCGGTTATGTGCGGATGCTGGCCAATCTGTCGGCGATCATTCAGTTTCTTCCGGAAGACCTGCGGGACTTTTCCGAACGGCACCCCGAAGTGAAGACCGACCTGGAAGAACGTCCCAGCAAGGGCGTGGTGCAGGGGGTACTGGATGGCGTGGCGGACCTCGGCATCTGCTCCAGTGACACCGACACCAAAGGCCTGCCCAGCGTGACCTATCGTCACGACAAACTGGTGGTGCTGATGCCGGCAGATCACCCGTTGGCGGCACGTAGAACCCTGGCGTTTGCTGAAACCCTGGGCAGCGACTACGTCGGCCTGCACGCCGCCAGCTCCATCAACATGCGCACCCACGCCGCCGCACGCGAGGCGGGCAAGATGCTGCGCCTGCGCATTCATGTGCCGGGGTTCGATGCGATGTGCCGCATGGTCCAGGCCAACATGGGCATCGGGATCTTGCCGCAGAAAGCCTATGAGTTGTTTGGTCGCGCATTGGGTTTGCATGCCGTGCCGCTGACGGACGACTGGTCGGATCGCAGCCTGATCCTGGTCGTGCGCGATGAAGCGCAGTTATCCCCGGTAAGTCGCCTGCTGTTCGACTACCTCAGCGGCCCCCTGTAGGCGGCCGCCTTGCCGGTTCCTACCAGTGCGTTCGCGTTTGGCGAACGCTTCTTGCCAACTGACGGTTGGATTTTCTGTGCACCGGCCCTCTAGTCTTTGCGTCACATTCCAAGAATAAGAGGTGCACCCCATGACGGCTCCCCTGAGCGGCATCAAGGTGATCGAGATCGGCACTCTGATTGCCGCGCCGTTCGCCGCCCGGCTGATGGCCGAGTTTGGCGCCGAGGTGATCAAGATCGAGGCTATGGGCCAGGGCGACCCGCTTCGCAAATGGCGAAAGCTGCACGAAGGCACGTCGCTGT
Proteins encoded in this region:
- a CDS encoding LysR family transcriptional regulator produces the protein MLHKSLVRRLDLITLQLFVAVFEEGTLTRAANREAIAVSAASKRLMELEQVLGVSLFVRRAKGMDLTAAGETLLHHARQMLFNVEKMGLELGEHSHGVRGYVRMLANLSAIIQFLPEDLRDFSERHPEVKTDLEERPSKGVVQGVLDGVADLGICSSDTDTKGLPSVTYRHDKLVVLMPADHPLAARRTLAFAETLGSDYVGLHAASSINMRTHAAAREAGKMLRLRIHVPGFDAMCRMVQANMGIGILPQKAYELFGRALGLHAVPLTDDWSDRSLILVVRDEAQLSPVSRLLFDYLSGPL